A stretch of Acidovorax sp. RAC01 DNA encodes these proteins:
- a CDS encoding CaiB/BaiF CoA transferase family protein, with the protein MDPIASPAALQGVRVIEMGQLIAGPFCGKTLGEFGADVIKIEAPETGDPLRNWRLIKEGTSVWWQVQSRNKRSVALDLRQKEGQDIARQLIAEADVLVENFRPGTLEGWGMSPKELHALNPGLVMLRISGYGQTGPYRDLPGFGAIGEAMGGLRHLTGEPGRVPVRVGVSIGDTLAALHGTIGVLTALYHRKVNGGQGQVIDVALHEAVFNVMESLIPEYSAFGAVREAAGSALPGIAPSNAYPCTDGWVLVAGNGDSIFKRLMDAIGRPDLGTAPDLANNTGRVARVEEIDAAIGAWSAQRTVQQVLDALGAARVPAGKVYTAKDIAEDPHYRARDMLLTQQTRDGYSVEVPGIVPKLSATPGSIRSSAPHLGDDTDAVLAEVGLTTEQIALLRSKGVIQ; encoded by the coding sequence ATGGATCCCATCGCTTCCCCCGCAGCCTTGCAAGGCGTGCGCGTCATCGAAATGGGCCAGCTCATTGCCGGGCCGTTCTGCGGCAAGACGCTGGGCGAGTTTGGCGCCGATGTGATCAAGATCGAAGCGCCCGAGACCGGCGACCCGCTGCGCAACTGGCGCCTGATCAAGGAAGGCACCTCCGTCTGGTGGCAGGTGCAGTCGCGCAACAAGCGCTCGGTGGCGCTGGACCTGCGGCAAAAGGAGGGGCAGGACATTGCCCGCCAGCTGATTGCCGAGGCCGACGTGCTGGTCGAGAACTTCCGCCCCGGCACGCTGGAAGGCTGGGGCATGTCGCCCAAGGAGCTGCACGCGCTCAACCCCGGCCTCGTGATGCTGCGCATCTCTGGCTACGGCCAGACGGGGCCGTACCGCGACCTGCCGGGCTTTGGTGCCATCGGCGAAGCCATGGGCGGCCTGCGCCACCTGACGGGCGAGCCCGGCCGCGTGCCGGTGCGCGTCGGTGTCTCGATTGGCGACACGCTGGCAGCGCTGCACGGCACCATCGGCGTGCTCACGGCGCTGTACCACCGCAAGGTCAACGGTGGCCAGGGTCAGGTGATTGACGTGGCGCTGCACGAGGCCGTGTTCAACGTGATGGAAAGCCTGATCCCCGAATACAGCGCGTTCGGCGCCGTGCGCGAGGCCGCAGGCAGCGCGCTGCCGGGCATTGCGCCAAGCAATGCCTACCCCTGCACCGACGGTTGGGTGTTGGTGGCGGGCAATGGCGACAGCATCTTCAAGCGGCTGATGGATGCCATCGGCCGGCCCGACCTGGGCACTGCGCCGGACCTCGCCAACAACACCGGCCGCGTGGCGCGGGTGGAAGAGATCGACGCCGCCATTGGCGCCTGGAGCGCGCAGCGCACCGTGCAGCAGGTGCTGGACGCATTGGGCGCCGCCCGCGTGCCGGCGGGCAAGGTCTACACCGCCAAAGACATTGCCGAAGACCCGCACTACCGCGCCCGCGACATGCTGCTGACGCAACAGACGCGCGACGGCTACAGCGTGGAAGTGCCGGGCATCGTGCCCAAGCTCTCGGCCACGCCGGGCAGCATCCGCAGCAGTGCGCCGCACCTGGGCGACGACACGGATGCGGTGCTGGCCGAGGTCGGGCTCACGACCGAACAGATCGCGCTGCTGCGCAGCAAGGGGGTGATTCAATGA
- a CDS encoding LysR family transcriptional regulator — translation MKLDPVSLRLFVAVMEESTIAAAASREHLAASAVSRRLADLEDALRVALFTRSNKGTEPTAAAFALLNMARGVLNDLDGIASQMREYGTGVRGHVRVVANISAITQFLPVQLQSFMALHPKVQVQLQEQVSTAIAQSVAENAADIGILNQGQYGERVTLLPYRSDELVLVVPAGHPLARRKAVRLAEALPYDFVGAHPNSAINSQLTRAASEAGLPLRLRMQVTSYDAMCLMVNAGLGVGVMPRGSAGLYLGTLAVRTVTLKEPWAHRQLSLCVRSEESLSSVARLLVDHLRIAADMPANDPAPAAQHSRAQP, via the coding sequence ATGAAACTCGACCCCGTCTCCCTGCGCCTGTTCGTGGCCGTGATGGAGGAATCCACCATCGCCGCCGCAGCATCACGCGAACACCTGGCAGCGTCAGCCGTCAGCCGCCGCCTGGCAGACCTGGAAGACGCGCTGCGCGTAGCCCTGTTCACGCGCAGCAACAAGGGCACCGAGCCCACCGCAGCCGCGTTTGCGTTGCTGAACATGGCGCGCGGCGTGCTCAACGACCTGGACGGCATTGCGTCGCAGATGCGCGAGTACGGTACCGGCGTGCGCGGGCATGTGCGCGTGGTGGCCAACATCTCGGCCATCACGCAGTTTCTGCCGGTGCAGCTGCAAAGCTTCATGGCCCTGCACCCCAAGGTGCAGGTGCAACTGCAGGAGCAGGTCAGCACCGCCATTGCCCAGTCGGTGGCCGAGAACGCGGCCGACATCGGCATCCTCAACCAGGGCCAGTACGGCGAGCGCGTCACGCTGCTGCCCTACCGCAGCGATGAACTGGTGCTGGTGGTGCCCGCGGGCCACCCGCTGGCACGCCGCAAGGCGGTGCGCCTGGCAGAGGCGCTGCCCTACGACTTTGTGGGCGCGCACCCCAACAGCGCCATCAACAGCCAGCTCACCCGCGCGGCATCGGAGGCCGGGCTGCCGCTTCGCCTGCGCATGCAGGTCACAAGCTACGACGCGATGTGCCTCATGGTGAACGCCGGGCTGGGCGTGGGCGTGATGCCGCGCGGCAGCGCCGGGCTGTACCTGGGTACGCTGGCAGTTCGAACCGTGACGTTGAAGGAACCCTGGGCGCACCGGCAACTGTCGCTGTGCGTGCGCTCGGAGGAATCGCTGTCGAGCGTGGCGCGGCTGCTGGTGGACCACCTTCGCATCGCTGCCGACATGCCCGCCAACGACCCCGCACCCGCTGCCCAGCACAGCCGGGCCCAACCATGA
- a CDS encoding Bug family tripartite tricarboxylate transporter substrate binding protein codes for MKTTRKQFTTLALAALATGFIGHAAAQGAYPSKNVTLVVPTAAGGTTDLSARMLAQALGPVLGQTVVVDNKGGGNGNIAAAAVKRAEPDGYTLLMQYSGYHVISPHITKQKQWEQGDFQPVANVISAPQIIVVRADLPVKTLPELITYAKANPGKLNYASSGNGSLQHVTGAMLEQQGAIKMVHVPYKGTGPALQDLLGGQVDLTFGTAPPFMPHIASGKLRVLAVTGKQRLPSLPDVPTTAEAGYPRVDATSWFAVFAPAAVPKALVDKLTADIRAVVQNPAFQQKAQEQGATADYQTPAQLGDKVKADLASWATVVKTSKIEAD; via the coding sequence ATGAAAACCACCCGCAAACAGTTCACCACCCTGGCCCTTGCCGCACTGGCCACCGGCTTCATCGGCCACGCAGCGGCGCAGGGCGCTTACCCGTCCAAAAACGTGACCCTCGTGGTGCCCACCGCCGCCGGTGGCACCACCGACCTGTCTGCCCGCATGCTGGCCCAGGCGCTGGGCCCCGTGCTGGGCCAGACGGTGGTGGTGGACAACAAGGGCGGCGGCAACGGCAACATTGCTGCCGCGGCCGTCAAGCGCGCCGAGCCCGATGGCTACACGCTGCTGATGCAGTACTCGGGCTACCACGTCATCTCGCCCCACATCACCAAGCAAAAGCAGTGGGAGCAGGGCGACTTCCAGCCAGTGGCCAACGTTATCTCGGCCCCCCAGATCATCGTGGTGCGGGCCGACCTGCCCGTGAAGACGCTGCCCGAACTCATCACCTATGCCAAGGCCAACCCCGGCAAGCTCAACTACGCGTCGTCGGGCAATGGCTCGCTGCAGCATGTGACGGGCGCCATGCTGGAGCAGCAGGGCGCCATCAAGATGGTGCATGTGCCCTACAAGGGCACCGGCCCCGCGTTGCAGGACTTGCTGGGCGGCCAGGTGGACCTGACCTTCGGGACGGCGCCACCCTTCATGCCGCACATTGCCAGCGGCAAGCTGCGCGTGCTGGCCGTGACCGGCAAGCAGCGCCTTCCCAGCCTGCCCGATGTGCCCACCACGGCAGAAGCGGGCTACCCCCGGGTGGATGCCACGTCGTGGTTTGCCGTGTTTGCACCGGCTGCCGTGCCCAAGGCGCTGGTTGACAAGCTCACGGCCGACATCCGCGCGGTGGTGCAGAACCCGGCCTTCCAGCAAAAGGCGCAGGAGCAGGGGGCCACGGCCGACTACCAGACCCCTGCGCAGCTGGGTGACAAGGTGAAGGCCGATCTGGCCAGCTGGGCCACGGTGGTCAAGACATCGAAGATCGAGGCCGATTGA
- the rimO gene encoding 30S ribosomal protein S12 methylthiotransferase RimO: protein MSEALAPTKTPKVGFVSLGCPKALTDSELILTQLSAEGYETSKTFEGADLVIVNTCGFIDDAVKESLDTIGEALAENGKVIVTGCLGARTGEDGGNMVRQMHPSVLAVTGPHATQEVMDAVHLNLPKPHDPFIDLVPGSFGVAGIKLTPKHYAYLKISEGCNHRCTFCIIPSMRGDLVSRPVGDVLSEAKALFEGGVKELLVISQDTSAYGVDVKYRTGFWDGKPVKTRMLELVQTLGEIAEPYGAWVRLHYVYPYPSVDEVIPLMATGRVLPYLDVPFQHSHPDVLKRMKRPASGERNLERIQRWREACPEIVIRSTFIAGFPGETEEEFQHLLDFVREAQIDRAGCFAYSDVTGAAANELPGMLPMEVREERRARFMAVAEEVSIAKLQRRVGATMQVLVDHAPAMGRKGGVGRTYADAPEIDGTVQLLPPEKISKTMKVGEFTRARIVGVQGHDLIAQPI, encoded by the coding sequence ATGAGCGAAGCACTTGCCCCCACCAAAACACCCAAAGTCGGATTCGTCAGCCTGGGCTGCCCCAAGGCCCTGACCGATTCCGAACTGATCCTTACGCAGCTGAGCGCTGAGGGCTACGAGACCTCCAAGACCTTCGAAGGCGCGGATCTGGTCATCGTCAACACCTGCGGTTTCATTGACGATGCCGTCAAGGAAAGCCTGGACACGATCGGCGAAGCGCTTGCGGAAAACGGCAAGGTCATCGTCACCGGCTGCCTGGGCGCACGCACGGGCGAAGACGGGGGCAACATGGTGCGTCAGATGCACCCCAGCGTGCTGGCCGTGACGGGGCCCCACGCCACGCAAGAGGTGATGGACGCCGTCCACCTGAACCTGCCCAAGCCGCATGACCCTTTCATCGATCTGGTGCCCGGCAGCTTTGGCGTGGCGGGCATCAAGCTCACCCCCAAGCACTACGCGTACCTCAAGATCAGCGAAGGCTGCAACCATCGCTGCACGTTCTGCATCATCCCCTCGATGCGCGGCGACCTCGTTTCCCGCCCCGTGGGCGATGTGCTCAGTGAAGCCAAGGCCCTGTTTGAAGGCGGCGTGAAGGAGTTGCTGGTCATCAGCCAGGACACCTCGGCCTACGGCGTGGACGTGAAGTACCGCACCGGATTCTGGGATGGCAAGCCCGTCAAGACGCGCATGCTGGAGCTGGTGCAGACCCTCGGTGAGATTGCCGAGCCGTACGGCGCCTGGGTGCGCCTGCATTACGTGTACCCGTACCCCAGCGTGGATGAAGTGATCCCGCTCATGGCCACCGGCCGCGTGCTGCCCTACCTGGATGTGCCTTTCCAGCACAGCCACCCCGATGTGCTCAAGCGCATGAAGCGCCCGGCCAGTGGCGAGCGCAACCTGGAGCGCATCCAGCGCTGGCGTGAGGCCTGCCCCGAGATCGTGATCCGCAGCACCTTCATTGCGGGGTTTCCGGGCGAGACGGAAGAAGAGTTCCAGCACCTGCTCGACTTCGTGCGCGAAGCGCAGATCGACCGCGCAGGCTGCTTTGCCTACAGCGATGTGACGGGCGCGGCCGCCAACGAACTGCCCGGCATGTTGCCGATGGAAGTGCGCGAGGAGCGCCGCGCGCGCTTCATGGCCGTGGCCGAGGAAGTGTCGATTGCCAAGCTGCAGCGCCGCGTGGGCGCCACCATGCAGGTGCTGGTGGACCATGCGCCGGCCATGGGCCGCAAGGGTGGTGTGGGCCGAACGTACGCCGATGCGCCCGAGATCGACGGCACCGTGCAGCTGCTGCCGCCGGAGAAGATCAGCAAGACCATGAAGGTCGGCGAATTCACGCGGGCCCGCATTGTGGGTGTGCAAGGGCACGATCTGATTGCACAGCCAATCTGA
- a CDS encoding Bug family tripartite tricarboxylate transporter substrate binding protein — translation MTHHPRLSRRVFAAAVLCTAALSAIAQDKFPSKPITLVVPQAAGGANDAIARVLAQKLGEQLGQSVIVDNRPGAGGTLATAATARARNDGYTLMLTADSAHVIGPALYKNPGFDPVKDFAPVAPVATAGYVLVAHPSFAANNVAELVALAKANPGKYSIASAGNGTLNHLIGEMLQKAAGIQLQHIPYKGSAAAATDVVGGQVPLSVQSLPSAIAFIKAGKLKVLGVVNEKRVAALPDAPTIGETIKGFGQAPWYALFAPAGTPAPIVAQLQAEVARALEHKDVVDKLATVGCEPFKGTAAQLAALVQSDLPKWSRVVKETGATVD, via the coding sequence ATGACCCACCATCCCAGACTCTCGCGCCGCGTGTTTGCGGCTGCCGTGCTGTGCACAGCCGCACTGTCGGCGATTGCGCAGGACAAGTTCCCGTCCAAGCCCATCACACTGGTGGTGCCGCAGGCCGCAGGCGGTGCCAACGACGCCATTGCACGCGTGCTGGCGCAAAAGCTTGGCGAGCAGCTGGGCCAGAGCGTGATCGTGGACAACCGCCCCGGCGCGGGCGGTACGCTGGCCACCGCCGCCACGGCCCGTGCCCGCAACGACGGCTACACGCTGATGCTCACGGCCGACAGCGCCCATGTGATCGGCCCAGCCTTGTACAAGAACCCGGGCTTTGACCCTGTGAAGGACTTTGCACCCGTGGCGCCCGTGGCCACGGCGGGCTATGTGCTGGTGGCGCACCCCTCCTTTGCAGCCAACAACGTGGCCGAACTCGTGGCGCTGGCCAAGGCCAACCCCGGCAAGTATTCGATTGCCTCAGCCGGCAACGGCACGCTGAACCACCTGATTGGCGAGATGCTGCAAAAGGCGGCGGGCATCCAGCTTCAGCACATTCCGTACAAGGGTTCGGCCGCAGCCGCCACCGACGTGGTGGGCGGGCAAGTGCCGCTGTCGGTGCAAAGCCTGCCGTCGGCCATTGCGTTCATCAAGGCAGGCAAGCTCAAGGTGCTGGGTGTGGTCAATGAAAAGCGCGTGGCCGCGCTGCCCGATGCTCCCACCATCGGCGAGACGATCAAGGGCTTTGGCCAGGCGCCGTGGTATGCGCTGTTTGCCCCGGCCGGTACGCCTGCGCCCATCGTGGCGCAGCTGCAGGCCGAGGTGGCGCGCGCGCTGGAGCACAAGGACGTGGTGGACAAGCTGGCCACCGTGGGCTGCGAGCCCTTCAAGGGCACGGCGGCGCAGCTGGCCGCGCTGGTGCAGTCCGACCTGCCCAAGTGGAGCCGCGTGGTCAAGGAGACGGGCGCCACGGTCGATTGA
- the earP gene encoding elongation factor P maturation arginine rhamnosyltransferase EarP: MNAPDTSGLPDTPRQWDVFCQVIDNFGDIGVCWRFAADLAARGQQVRLWVDDASALAWMAPEGCEGVDVRPWHGALPGADDRQPEVIVEAFGCEIRADFIAYAAARAQATGIRPVWINLEYLSAESYVERNHGLPSPVMSGPAAGWTRWFFYPGFTRHTGGLLHETGLMQRRAAFDATAWRARHLGDCAADGLAPPPPCWISLFCYEPAALPGWLQQLQGGPARTHLLVTPGRAQAAVQAALGLNRNENGPQRRLHKHGQLSISYLTPRAQAAFDELLWASDLNAVRGEDSLVRALWAGQALVWHIYPQHDNAHHAKLHAFLDWLQAPPSLRQFHDTWNGLDDRPLVLPDADTLAEWTVCVRSARQRLLTQDNLTTQILGFVAEKR; encoded by the coding sequence ATGAACGCACCCGACACCTCCGGCCTGCCAGACACGCCCCGGCAATGGGATGTGTTCTGCCAGGTCATCGACAACTTCGGCGACATCGGCGTGTGCTGGCGCTTTGCCGCCGACCTGGCCGCGCGCGGGCAGCAGGTGCGGCTGTGGGTGGATGACGCATCCGCCCTGGCCTGGATGGCCCCCGAGGGTTGCGAGGGGGTCGATGTGCGGCCATGGCATGGCGCCCTGCCCGGGGCCGATGACCGGCAGCCCGAGGTGATCGTGGAGGCCTTTGGCTGTGAGATCCGTGCGGACTTCATTGCGTACGCGGCAGCCCGGGCCCAGGCCACCGGCATTCGGCCCGTGTGGATCAACCTGGAATACCTGTCGGCAGAAAGCTACGTGGAGCGCAATCACGGCCTGCCATCCCCGGTGATGTCTGGCCCGGCTGCCGGGTGGACACGCTGGTTTTTCTACCCCGGCTTCACGCGCCACACCGGCGGGCTGCTGCACGAGACGGGCCTGATGCAGCGGCGCGCAGCCTTTGACGCAACGGCCTGGCGGGCCCGCCACCTTGGCGATTGCGCGGCGGACGGCCTGGCGCCCCCCCCCCCGTGCTGGATATCGCTGTTCTGCTACGAGCCGGCGGCCCTGCCCGGCTGGCTTCAGCAACTGCAGGGAGGCCCCGCGCGCACCCATCTTCTGGTGACCCCGGGGCGAGCCCAGGCTGCGGTGCAGGCTGCTCTAGGCCTGAATAGGAATGAAAATGGCCCGCAGCGCAGGCTGCATAAGCACGGACAGCTATCAATTTCATACCTCACCCCTCGCGCGCAGGCAGCGTTTGACGAGCTGCTCTGGGCGTCCGACCTGAATGCCGTGCGCGGCGAGGACTCGCTGGTGCGCGCGCTCTGGGCCGGGCAGGCGCTGGTCTGGCACATCTACCCGCAGCACGACAACGCCCACCATGCCAAGCTGCATGCGTTTCTGGACTGGCTGCAGGCACCGCCAAGCCTGCGCCAGTTCCATGACACCTGGAACGGCCTGGACGACCGGCCGCTGGTGCTGCCCGACGCCGACACGCTGGCCGAGTGGACGGTGTGCGTACGCTCGGCACGCCAACGGCTGCTGACGCAGGACAACCTCACCACGCAAATCCTGGGGTTTGTGGCCGAAAAACGGTAA
- the efp gene encoding elongation factor P, with the protein MKIAQEIRAGNVIMHGKDPMVVLKTEYARGGRGAATVRMKLKSLIGNFGTEVVFKADDKIDNVILDKKECTYSYFADPMYVCMDTEYNQYEVEAENMGDSLNYLEDGMTVEVVFYDGKAISVELPTSVEREITWTEPAVKGDTSGKVLKPAKIATGFEVPVPLFVSQGDKIEIDTRTGEYRKRV; encoded by the coding sequence ATGAAAATCGCTCAAGAAATCCGCGCCGGCAACGTCATCATGCACGGCAAGGACCCCATGGTGGTCCTCAAGACCGAATACGCCCGTGGCGGCCGCGGTGCAGCCACCGTGCGCATGAAGCTCAAGAGCCTGATCGGCAACTTCGGCACCGAAGTCGTGTTCAAGGCCGACGACAAGATCGACAACGTGATCCTGGACAAGAAGGAGTGCACCTACTCCTACTTCGCCGACCCCATGTACGTGTGCATGGACACCGAGTACAACCAGTACGAAGTGGAAGCCGAAAACATGGGCGACTCGCTGAACTACCTGGAAGACGGCATGACCGTGGAAGTAGTGTTCTATGACGGCAAGGCCATCTCGGTCGAACTGCCCACCAGCGTTGAGCGCGAAATCACCTGGACGGAACCCGCCGTCAAGGGCGACACCTCTGGCAAGGTTCTGAAGCCCGCCAAGATCGCCACCGGCTTTGAAGTGCCCGTGCCGCTGTTCGTGAGCCAGGGCGACAAGATCGAAATTGACACCCGCACCGGCGAATACCGCAAGCGCGTGTAA
- a CDS encoding hydroxymethylglutaryl-CoA lyase, translating to MSASNTVWLGAGRRIHMQEVGLRDGLQMEKAFVPTADKIALCNALSAAGLAKIEVTSFTSPTAIPALKDAEVVMREITRRPGTVYTALVPNLRGAERAIESHTDELNLVMSVSATHNLANLRMTQEQSFAALAQVVALAQGANVAVNVSLSCVFGCPMEGDVAQADVFGWVQRFVDLGVRGVTLCDTTGMAYPTQVHQLTAAARARWPGVDFTLHFHNTRGMGLANVLAAVDAGADRFDASLGGLGGCPYAPGASGNVCSEEIVHALALMGYDTGVDLAQLMAAAQQLPAFIGHDIPSQIAKAGPRLALHPVPADFEAIRERALAR from the coding sequence ATGAGTGCATCCAACACGGTGTGGCTGGGCGCAGGCCGCCGCATCCACATGCAGGAAGTCGGCCTGCGCGACGGCCTGCAGATGGAGAAGGCCTTTGTGCCCACGGCCGACAAGATCGCGCTTTGCAATGCACTGTCGGCGGCGGGCCTGGCCAAGATCGAGGTGACTTCGTTCACTTCACCCACCGCCATCCCCGCGCTGAAAGATGCCGAGGTCGTGATGCGCGAGATCACGCGCCGCCCCGGCACGGTCTACACCGCGCTGGTGCCCAACCTGCGCGGTGCCGAGCGCGCCATCGAGTCGCACACGGATGAGCTGAACCTCGTCATGTCGGTCAGCGCCACGCACAACCTGGCCAACCTGCGCATGACGCAGGAACAGTCTTTCGCGGCCCTGGCGCAGGTAGTGGCCCTGGCGCAGGGCGCCAACGTGGCGGTGAATGTGTCGCTGTCCTGCGTGTTCGGCTGCCCCATGGAAGGCGATGTGGCCCAGGCCGACGTGTTCGGCTGGGTGCAGCGCTTTGTGGACTTGGGTGTGCGCGGCGTCACGCTGTGCGACACCACGGGCATGGCCTACCCCACGCAGGTGCACCAGCTCACGGCGGCAGCCCGCGCGCGCTGGCCGGGGGTGGACTTCACCCTGCACTTTCACAACACGCGTGGCATGGGCCTCGCCAATGTGCTGGCGGCCGTTGACGCAGGCGCAGACCGTTTCGATGCCTCGCTGGGCGGCCTGGGCGGCTGCCCCTATGCACCCGGTGCCAGCGGCAATGTGTGCAGTGAGGAGATCGTGCACGCGCTGGCGCTGATGGGCTATGACACCGGGGTGGATCTGGCACAACTGATGGCCGCTGCGCAGCAACTGCCTGCGTTCATTGGCCACGACATTCCCAGCCAGATCGCCAAGGCGGGCCCGCGCCTGGCGCTGCACCCGGTGCCTGCCGATTTCGAGGCGATCCGCGAGCGTGCGCTGGCACGCTGA